The following are from one region of the Cottoperca gobio chromosome 13, fCotGob3.1, whole genome shotgun sequence genome:
- the ssr3 gene encoding translocon-associated protein subunit gamma produces the protein MAPKGTSKQQSEEDLLLQDFSRNLSAKSTALFYGNALIVSAIPIWLFWRIWHMDLVQSAVLYAVMTLVSTYLVAFAYKNVKFVLKHKVAQKREDAVSKEVTRKLSEADNRKMSRKEKDERILWKKNEVADYEATTFSIFYNNTLFLVLVIVASFFLLRNFNPTVNYILSISASSGLIALLSTGSK, from the exons ATGGCTCCTAAAGGCACCAGCAAGCAGCAGTCAGAGGAAGACCTTCTCCTCCAGGACTTCAGCAGGAACCTTTCAGCGAAGTCCACCGCGTTGTTTTACGGAAATGCACTCATCGTTTCTGCCATCCCCATCT GGCTGTTTTGGAGGATTTGGCACATGGACCTTGTCCAGTCTGCAGTCTTGTACGCTGTGATGACTCTGGTCAGCACCTACCTGGTGGCCTTCGCCTACAAGAACGTCAAGTTTGTTCTCAAACACAA AGTCGCCCAAAAACGTGAGGATGCCGTCTCCAAGGAGGTAACCAGGAAGCTGTCAGAGGCAGACAACCGCAAGATGTCCCGCAAGGAGAAAGACGAGAG aaTCCTGTGGAAGAAGAACGAGGTCGCCGACTACGAGGCCACCACCTTCTCCATCTTCTATAACAACACTCTCTTCCTGGTGCTCGTCATCGTCGCCTCCTTCTTCTTGCTCAGGAACTTCAACCCCACCGT CAACTACATTCTGTCCATCAGTGCCTCCTCAGGACTCATCGCTCTGCTGTCCACAGGCTCCAAATaa